In Flavobacterium sp. 83, the genomic window TAAAATTTCATTTTCTAATTGAGCATCTGCATTTGTTTTTTGAAAAGGTAATGTAAAGCTAAATGTCGTTCCAACGTCAATTGTGCTTTTCACACGAATTTTGCCGCCTTGTGGTTCAACTAATTGTTTCACTATAGCTAGTCCTAGTCCAGTACCTCCGTATAATCTGGAAGTTCCGCTTGTTGCCTGTTGAAAATTTTCGAATATACTATCTATTTTTGCCTTGGGAATACCAATTCCAGTATCTGTAACGGCAAATTCAAGAATTACTTTTTCATGATCTTCATGGAGCATATGAACTCCTACGGTAATAGTTCCATTATTAGTAAATTTCACTGCATTACTCACTAAATTTAAAATTATTTGGTGCAATCGAACTGGATCTCCCACCAAAACAGCAGGAATTTTGTTGTCATATTCCTTTATTAATTTTAAATTTTTTTCTTGGATTTTAGTTTCAAATAAATGGAGCATTGAAGATATGGAAGCCTTCATTTTAAAAGGAGTTTTTTCAAAAACCATTTTACCTGCATCTACTTTTGCTAAATCAAGGATGTCATTTATGAGTACGATTAATGCATCACCGCTCATTTTTATAGCGGTTAAATATTCTTTTTGTTTAGCAGATAATTCTGTTTTTAAAACCACTTTCGTAAACCCGATAATAGCATTCATCGGTGTGCGAATTTCATGACTCATGTTGGACAAAAACTGTTGTTTTGCCTTCACTGCGTCTTTTGCTATAATTGTTGCATTTTCAGCATTAAGTTTTGCTTCTTCTGCAATTTCGGTTGCTAACTCAGCAAAAAGTCTGGCTTCGATAGATTCTTTTTCAATTCTTTTTTGATCCGTGATATCTCTTGCTACGACAACAACTCCTAGAACTTCGCCCTCTTCATTTTTGTAAACGGAACCATTTAGCAGTACATCAGTTAATCTATGATCTTTTATGGTCAATGGATAATCAGCGATAAAACCTTTATCAAAAACTTCCCGATATGCTTTTCGAGCCTCTTTTGGTTCAGTAAAATAATCAAAGAAATCTGAACCAATTAATTTTTCACGTAAAATTCCTGTCACTCTTACAGATGCCTCGTTTGTATCCGTTATTTTTCCTTTTGGACTAATCGTAAACAAAGGGTCACGGCTTGCTTCAATTAAACTTAAAGAATATTGAGAGGCTAATTTTAAAGAATTACTAAAAACTTCTAATTCTTTGTTTTCAATTTTTCGTTTTTCTTTTTCTTTGTTTTGAAAAATAAGTTCTTCATTGGCAATCAGTAATTCTGCCGCTCGTTTTTCCTTTTCATCGTTTTGAAAACGAAGTTCTTTGTTAGCAATTATTAACTCGTCTGCACGTTTTTCTTTTTCATCATTTTGGTATGCTAATTCTTTATTGGCAATAACCAATTCGTCTGCACGCTTTTCTTTTTCGTCATTTTGGTATGCTAATTCTTTATTGGCAATAACCAATTCGTCTGCACGTTTTTCTTTTTCGTCATTTTGGTATGCTAATTCTTTATTGGCAATAACCAATTCGTCTGCACGTTTTTCTTTTTCATCATTTTGGTACGCTAATTCTTTATTGGCAATAACCAATTCGTCTGCACGTTTTTCTTTTTCATCATTTTGGTACGCTAATTCTTTATTAGCAATAACCAATTCGTCTGCACGTTTTTCTTTTTCATTATTTTGATAAGCCAATTCTTTGTTGGCAGTACGTAATTCAGTTGCCCATTTTTGTTCTGCAATATCTCGGGCTACAATTACAACTCCTAACACATTCCCTCTGTCATCTTTATAAACGGAACCATTGAATAATACATCAGTCAATTTACCCTCTTTATGACGAAGTGTAAGCGGAGAATCAGCAACTGAACCTTTAGCAAAAACTTCTTGATACACTTCACGAGCTTTTTGTGGTTCAGTAAAATAATCAAAGAAATCAGATCCAATTAACTTTTTACGTTCTATTCCAGTAATATTCACCGTAGCTTGATTCATATCAGTTATTTTACCACTAATATTTATAGTAACCAAAGGATCTAAACTTGCTTCAATTAAACTAAGGGAATATTTAGATGATAATTTTTGAGCAGTCACATCTCTTGCAGCCGCAAAAACGCCCAATACAATTCCTTTATCATCTTTGTAAACAGATGCATTGTATAAGACATCAATTAATTTACCGTTTTTATGCTTTATGGTTAAGGGATAATCAGCAACAAAACTTTTCTCAAAGACTTGCTGATATCCTTGTTTTGCTTTTTCTTTTTCTGTGAAATAATCTGAAAAATCTGTTCCAATTAAATTTTCACGAGAAACTCCAGTAATTTTTATTGAAGCTTCGTTTACATCCGTAATTTTACCATCGACACTAATAGTTACAAAAGGATCCAAACTTGCTTCTATCAAACTCCTGGTGTAATTAGACTCGTGTTTGTTAGTGGTTTCCATTTTAATTATTTGTATCGTTAGAATTACCAATTTCTTCAATTGGACTCCTTCTTTTATCCTTCAATTGTTTGAAATGAGAAGGAGATAAACCGGTGACTTTTTTAAACTGACTCGATAGATGCGCTACACTGCTGTAGTTCATTTTCCAAGCAATTTCAGTAATATTTAATTCACCGTAAATAATTAATTCTTTTATTCGTTCCGTTTTATGGGAAATTATAAACTGCTCAATTGTAGTTCCTTGTACTTCAGAGAATAAATTAGATAAGTAGGTATAATCGTGATTTAGTTTATCACTTAAATAATCAGAAAAGTTCACTTTTATGTTTTCTGTAGAATGGTGAACCATTTCTATAATCACATTTTTTATTTTTTCAATCAGCATGGCTTTCTTATCATCCATTAATTCAAGTCCTGAATTTAATAATGCTAATTTTAGTTTCCCCCGTTGATCCATAGAAATAATTTCCATGATTTCGACTTCGCCTAAATCAACAACGATGAAGTGTAGCCCAAGTTTTTTCAACTCCTCTTTTACCGCCATTTTGCAGCGATTACTGACCATGTATTTGATATATAGTTTCAAATTATTATTTTTTAACAGATTATGTAAAAATCCAATAAACAGCATTAGAAAAGCTTATATAACTAAAAAAAAAAGTTATATAATTCACACATTATTAATTTCAATTTGTTTTTAATAATGCACATGGGAAGGGGGAAAAAGTAATAAAAAAGCAACCGGTTTTTGAAACAAATTCATCCAGTCACTTTTTTGATTCATTAAATTTACAAATAAACGGCGACAATAAAACGTTATTTTAGTTATTTGTAAAATAATAATGGTTTAGCAAATAAATAATTAGCGCATAATTTCTTATAAATTATGCGCTAGAATTCTTTAGAAATATGTATTTTTTTAATCTAAACAATGTAATTAGTTTTTCTGTATTACAGAAAAACTATTGATACAAAGCAGTTATTTCTGAAGCTGTATCGTAATTTTTTTTGGATTTATCTGCTGCTGTAGAAAAATATGTTTTTCGATTAACAGCCGTGAAATTGCCTATTTGACTACTAAATTTACTGGCATTTCCTTTGATGTTAAAACGAATAGATTGAATATTAGTAGTTTTTATTTTATGCATTTCTAAAGGAGAAAAGGAGTAATACGATACAATCTGACTCCCGATATTTTCTCTAATCCCTTTGTCAGAACACACTATGATTGTATTATCAGTCAAATAAACATAGACTACTCCAGTAATATTGAATGTTGGGTTTGTTGTTGTAACGGCTAATTTTAGGATGCCGCCTTGTTCTGTTTTTGCAATTTGAATAGTTGTAAGTCCAGTTAAAGCATAGTTTTCAGATATAAAATCCCAGGAATTTGTAGCACGATAAGGTTTTGAACCCTTAAAACTCAATACCTCCTGACTTTTTGCAGAAAACGCAACCATAATTATTAAAATAAGCAGGACTTTTGTATTCATGAATTTTGGGGTGTTAATTATTTATATTTAAAAAGATCTATCCAATCAAGTGATTTAATTGCCGAAACCTTGTTTTCTTGATTCATTGAAACCCGAAGTTCTTTGTTGGCAATTTTCTTGGTATACAATGCTTTATAACGAAAAATAGTCGTTTGGTCACTATTGTTCTTATAGATTTCTATTAATTCTAGATCCTTGAATGTTCCATAAAATTGACGAAACTTGGTACAAGTTTTTGTTAATCGTTCTTCAGTTGTATTTTTAATTACCGATGCAGTTGCTTCACTTTCGTTAAAAGGTTTGAACTTTGAAGTATTACAAGTCATTAAAACCCTTTTCCCTAATTCATATGCTTTGTCTTTTTGAGATTCACTCACTTCAGAAAATGTTAGTTTGACTAATTTTACTTCTTCAGGTTTAGGAGCAGAAACAATGGTTTTAGATTTACAACCAACTAGTAAAATAATGCCTAGAATGAGAATTATCTTTTTCATGATTTATGTGATTTTTAATAACAAGTTGGGATCAGGGCAATTTTCTAAATAATAATCCAAGTCATTTTTGCTGCAAACTCCAGGATAATCTCCAAAATTAGCTCCGATGTTTTTTATAATCTGAAAATGTAAGTGAGGGGAGTAATCACCATTAATAAGTGAACTTCCCAAAGTCGCTATTTGTTGTCCTTTTTTAATACGATCTCCAATTTCAATTTTAGTAATACTTTCTAATGAAAGATGACCGTATAAAGTATAAAAAAAATGATTTTCTATCTGATGTTTTAAAATAATAGTTGGACCATAATCGCCCAAACCCACATTATTTTTGAAACTGTGAATTGTTCCGTCAAGTGCAGCCAATACAGGAGTTCCTGCTTTTATCCATAAATCTAATCCAATATGAATATTTCTTTCGGCTGATTCATTGTCATTAAAAACGGTACTGCGCTTGTATAAATTACGCTCTTCATTGTATCCTCCAAAAGCAACTTTTGATTTGTCTTTGGCTAAATATTTTTCGATAAATTCTTCAAAATCTCGTGATGTTGCTATTTCTTGTTTTGAAAAAAATGTATTTGAAACAGATAAATCCAAAGGGATGTAGTTCACATAGTCAATTGAATCCTCTATAACCTTGACATTTTGAATGTTTTTTAAAATTACTTCTAATGTATTCATTTTGATTGTTTGTAATTAAGGTAAAATAAAATAAAAAATGCCAACATAAAAAATTTACATTGGCATTATAACTTTTAATTAAGAGAAAGTAAAACGTTATTTTTTAATTTCAATTTTAGCTTCCCCACCAGAAACATTTACATCGGTTTTAGTAGCTCCGTCTTTAGTGCTAATATTGACGCCATTTGTTCCTACTTTTATCGATGTACTATCTTTTACTTCTTCTGAGCCTGGTGTGATGGAAGTAGTAGGTTCGCCATTTGTTTCTACCTGCGGGTTCATAGGATTATCGTCTTTTTTCTTGCAGGAAACTATCGTCATAATTGAAAGTAATCCTAAAATTAGTGTTATCTTTTTTATCTTATTTGTATTATGGTTATTTGCTAATTAATTGATTACCAATTTAGTATTTTATTTAGTATAATCATTAAGATTAAATTTTTAATTAAAAAAAATCCCAACCTGAATTAAGTTAGGATTTCAAATTATAAAAATTATTTTTTAATATAAACTTGGAAACTTCGAAGGATTTACCTCATTCATCATTCCATATACTTTTTCGAATATATCTTCTGATGATGGTTTAGAGAAATAGTCACCATCTGTGCCATAAGCAGGTCGGTGCGCTTTTGCAGTTAAAGTTTGCGGCTTACTGTCCAAATAATCATAAGCATCTTGTTGCTCAATAATTTGCTGTAATATATATGCTGAAGCTCCTCCTGGTACATCTTCATCGATTACTAAAAGACGATTCGTTTTCGCAATACTTTTTACAACATCTTGATTAATATCAAATGGCAATAGCGATTGTAAATCGATAATCTCGCAATCTATGCCTACTTCAAGTAATTCTTTGGCAGCTTGTTGCACTAATCTTAAAGTAGATCCATAAGATACTAATGTAATATCAGTACCTTCTTTCAAGGTTTCAACAACGCCTATTGGAGTTTTGAATTCACCATAATTCAAAGGCATTTTCTCTTTTAAACGGTAACCATTCAAACATTCGATTACTAAAGCTGGTTCGTCACATTCCAATAAACTATTATAAAAACCTGCTGCTTGTGTCATGTTTCTTGGAACCAAAACATGGATTCCTCGTATGGCATTTATTATCATTCCCATAGGAGAACCAGAATGCCAGATTCCTTCTAATCGATGACCACGAGTTCGTATGATAAGCGGTGCTTTTTGCGTGCCTACAGTACGGTATCTTAATGTTGCTAAATCATCACTCATGATTTGAATAGCATACAATAAATAATCCAAATATTGAATTTCGGCAATAGGTCGTAAGCCTCTTAAAGCCATTCCGATACCTTGACCAATAATAGTTGCTTCGCGAATTCCAACATCGGCTACACGAAGTTCTCCGTATTTTTCCTGCATTCCTTCTAAACCTTGGTTTACATCACCAATGTTTCCAGCATCTTCACCAAAAATTAGTGTTTCGGGATATTTTGTAAAAATTGCATCAAAGTTATCACGCAAGATCATACGTCCGTCTGTGTCTTCTTTTGCATTTTCGGAATATTCAGGCAAAACTTTTTCAGCTGAGAATACATTCAATTCTGTTTCAGAAAACAAGTTACTGCTGAATTTTTGTTGTGTTTTATTAGTGTAGGAAGTTATCCAAAGCGATAGTTCTTCTTTGCCTTTTTCATTCATTACTAAGCGTAATACTTTTCTGGCAGTTACAAGAATCTCTTTTTTCAAAGGAGATTTTATACTGTTTAAATCCGTAATGAGTTTTAGTATTCTTTCTTTGTTTTTACTCGTTTCTGCTGTTTTTTGTAATAAAGAAATTAGCTCTTTTTGTTCTTCAATTATAGGTTCAATGAATGCATTCCATGCTGCTTTTTTAGCTTCAAAAACATCTTTTTTGGCTTGTAAATCAATTGCTTCAATTTCTTCTGGAGAAGCAATATTGATAGCAATCATCCACAGTTTCATTTGACGAAGACAATCAAAATCTTTTTCCCATGCCAATCGATTTGAGTCTTTATATCTCTCGTGAGATCCTGAACTGGAATGTCCTTGTGGTTGAGTCAATTCGTTGACATGAATTAATACCGGAATGTGTTTTTCACGAGCTATACTTGCGGCTTTTTCATAAGTGGCAATTAATTCGGCATAATCCCACCCTTTTACTTTTAATATTTCAAAACCGTTAGAATTGTTTTCTCGTTGGTACCCTTTTAAAATTTCAGAAATACTTTCTTTTGTGGTTTGATGTCTTGCATGAACAGAAATGCCGTACTCGTCATCCCAAACACTCATAACCATTGGTACTTGTAAAACACCTGCTGCATTTATAGTCTCAAAAAACAATCCTTCTGATGTACTTGCATTTCCTATTGTTCCCCAAGCTATTTCATTACCCTCTACAGAAAAATTTGCTGCATTGGTAATTCCTGAAACTTGTCGGTATATTTTTGATGCTTGTGCTAATCCTAACAGTCGTGGCATTTGCGCTGCTGTAGGAGAAATATCTGCACTTGAATTTTTTTGTTTAGTTAAATCTTTCCATGATCCATCTTCATTCAAACTATGCGTTGTAAAATGCCCACCCATTTGTCTTCCTGCTGACATGGGTTCTTGTTCAATATCCGTATGTCCGTATAAACCCGCAAAAAACTGTTGCAAAGTTAA contains:
- a CDS encoding PAS domain S-box protein — protein: METTNKHESNYTRSLIEASLDPFVTISVDGKITDVNEASIKITGVSRENLIGTDFSDYFTEKEKAKQGYQQVFEKSFVADYPLTIKHKNGKLIDVLYNASVYKDDKGIVLGVFAAARDVTAQKLSSKYSLSLIEASLDPLVTINISGKITDMNQATVNITGIERKKLIGSDFFDYFTEPQKAREVYQEVFAKGSVADSPLTLRHKEGKLTDVLFNGSVYKDDRGNVLGVVIVARDIAEQKWATELRTANKELAYQNNEKEKRADELVIANKELAYQNDEKEKRADELVIANKELAYQNDEKEKRADELVIANKELAYQNDEKEKRADELVIANKELAYQNDEKEKRADELVIANKELAYQNDEKEKRADELIIANKELRFQNDEKEKRAAELLIANEELIFQNKEKEKRKIENKELEVFSNSLKLASQYSLSLIEASRDPLFTISPKGKITDTNEASVRVTGILREKLIGSDFFDYFTEPKEARKAYREVFDKGFIADYPLTIKDHRLTDVLLNGSVYKNEEGEVLGVVVVARDITDQKRIEKESIEARLFAELATEIAEEAKLNAENATIIAKDAVKAKQQFLSNMSHEIRTPMNAIIGFTKVVLKTELSAKQKEYLTAIKMSGDALIVLINDILDLAKVDAGKMVFEKTPFKMKASISSMLHLFETKIQEKNLKLIKEYDNKIPAVLVGDPVRLHQIILNLVSNAVKFTNNGTITVGVHMLHEDHEKVILEFAVTDTGIGIPKAKIDSIFENFQQATSGTSRLYGGTGLGLAIVKQLVEPQGGKIRVKSTIDVGTTFSFTLPFQKTNADAQLENEILELDSEIKDIKVLVVEDIALNQLLMKTLLDDFGFDRDIAENGQIAIEKLKAKKYDIILMDLQMPVMNGFEATEYIRNTMNSKIPIIALTADVTTVDLAKCKSVGMNDYIAKPVDERVLYSKIVGILKKPKLEQLSIKLNENIGLKNGSEKKIKCIDLVYLNQRTKSNPILMMEMISLYLKQTPSLINSLKQSLADEDWPLLSSTVHKMIPSFSIMGIHPDFENMAKKIQEYAIAKEQKDDIHDLVRQLEEICLQACNELEEEFNLIKNT
- a CDS encoding AraC family transcriptional regulator — translated: MVSNRCKMAVKEELKKLGLHFIVVDLGEVEIMEIISMDQRGKLKLALLNSGLELMDDKKAMLIEKIKNVIIEMVHHSTENIKVNFSDYLSDKLNHDYTYLSNLFSEVQGTTIEQFIISHKTERIKELIIYGELNITEIAWKMNYSSVAHLSSQFKKVTGLSPSHFKQLKDKRRSPIEEIGNSNDTNN
- a CDS encoding peptidoglycan DD-metalloendopeptidase family protein → MNTLEVILKNIQNVKVIEDSIDYVNYIPLDLSVSNTFFSKQEIATSRDFEEFIEKYLAKDKSKVAFGGYNEERNLYKRSTVFNDNESAERNIHIGLDLWIKAGTPVLAALDGTIHSFKNNVGLGDYGPTIILKHQIENHFFYTLYGHLSLESITKIEIGDRIKKGQQIATLGSSLINGDYSPHLHFQIIKNIGANFGDYPGVCSKNDLDYYLENCPDPNLLLKIT
- a CDS encoding thiamine pyrophosphate-dependent enzyme; amino-acid sequence: MIKEKNNTTLTFEDFKIEVLSDYKIASISRECSLLGRKEVLTGKAKFGIFGDGKEVPQLAMAKAFKNGDFRSGYYRDQTFMMAIGELTLQQFFAGLYGHTDIEQEPMSAGRQMGGHFTTHSLNEDGSWKDLTKQKNSSADISPTAAQMPRLLGLAQASKIYRQVSGITNAANFSVEGNEIAWGTIGNASTSEGLFFETINAAGVLQVPMVMSVWDDEYGISVHARHQTTKESISEILKGYQRENNSNGFEILKVKGWDYAELIATYEKAASIAREKHIPVLIHVNELTQPQGHSSSGSHERYKDSNRLAWEKDFDCLRQMKLWMIAINIASPEEIEAIDLQAKKDVFEAKKAAWNAFIEPIIEEQKELISLLQKTAETSKNKERILKLITDLNSIKSPLKKEILVTARKVLRLVMNEKGKEELSLWITSYTNKTQQKFSSNLFSETELNVFSAEKVLPEYSENAKEDTDGRMILRDNFDAIFTKYPETLIFGEDAGNIGDVNQGLEGMQEKYGELRVADVGIREATIIGQGIGMALRGLRPIAEIQYLDYLLYAIQIMSDDLATLRYRTVGTQKAPLIIRTRGHRLEGIWHSGSPMGMIINAIRGIHVLVPRNMTQAAGFYNSLLECDEPALVIECLNGYRLKEKMPLNYGEFKTPIGVVETLKEGTDITLVSYGSTLRLVQQAAKELLEVGIDCEIIDLQSLLPFDINQDVVKSIAKTNRLLVIDEDVPGGASAYILQQIIEQQDAYDYLDSKPQTLTAKAHRPAYGTDGDYFSKPSSEDIFEKVYGMMNEVNPSKFPSLY